The nucleotide window GTTGGCGAACAGCGCCATGGCGCAAGAGCGCATCTACCGCTGTGGCAATGAGTACACCAACACGGTTCCAGAAGCCCAGGCCAAGCATTGCAAGCTGGTTTCGGGTGGTAACGTAACGGTTGTCCAGGCCCAGAAGCCGGGTGCCACACGTGTTGCGTCTGCCAGCCAGACCGGCCAGCCCGGACAGCGCGTGGATGCGAATGACCAGCGTGCCAAGGATTCCGATGCCCGCCTGATTCTGGAGTCGGAGCTCAAGAAGGCAGAGGCGCGCCAGCTGGAGCTGCAAAAGGAATACAACAACGGTGAGCCTGAAAAACTGGGCCCCGAAGCGCGCAACCACCAGAAGTACCTGGACCGTGTTGCAGAACTCAAGGCCAACATCAGCCGCAATGAGAGCGACATTGCCGGCCTGCGGCGTGAGTTGGGCCGCATGCCCACAGCGACTGCGGCAAAATAGCAGGCTTGAAAAACCCTGCACCCCCCCCGGCATCTGTTTCCGCACTGGTTCGCTTCCAGTCGTTTGACCTGTTGGCCACGCTGGTGGCTGTGGTGCGCAACGATGCGTCCGTCCTTTTTTCGAACTCTGCGCTCGAAGACGCACTGGGCACCTCACGCCGCATGATCGTCGGCGCACTGCTGACCGACGCCTTCACCGAACCTTTCCAGCTACAGAATGCGCTGGAGGGGGCCAGCGAAAACGAATTTGCCGCCCTGCGTTATGACGCCTGGCTCAAGCGCACGGGCTACGACCCGCTACCGGTGCACGTGATCATCACCCGTACCGAGCCTGCCGATGAAATCATTGTCGAGATGGTGCCGCTGGAGCAGCAGGCGCGCCAGGACCGTGAAGAACGCCTGGCCGAGCAGGCGCAGACCAACAAGGAACTGATCCGCAACCTCGCCCACGAGATCAAGAACCCGCTGGGCGGCATCCGTGGCGCGGCACAGTTGCTCGAGATGGAGATGGAGTCGCCCGAGCTGACCGAATACACCCAGGTCATCATCCACGAGGCCGACCGCCTGCAAAGCCTGGTGGACCGGTTGCTGGCGCCGCACCGCCGGCCGCACATGGTGGGCGATGTGAACATCCACGAAGTGTGTGAGCGCGTGCGCTCCCTGATCCTGGCCGAGTTTCCCAAGGGGTTGCGGGTGATGCGGGACTACGACATTTCCATCCCCGAGTTCCGTGGTGACCGTGAACAGCTGATACAGACCGTTCTGAACATCGCGCACAACGCCTGCCAGGCGCTGGTGGACCGCATTGCCGCGGGTGATGCACAGCTGACATTTCGCTCCCGCGTGACCCGCCAAATCACATTTGGCAAACAGCGTTACCGGTTGGCATTGGAATTGCATGTCATTGACAACGGACCTGGTGTGCCAGATTCGATCAAGGACCGCATTTTCTATCCGCTGGTGTCGGGCAGGGAGGGCGGTTCGGGGCTGGGGCTGACATTGGCGCAAACCTTTGTACAGCAACACCATGGATTGATCGAGGTCGATAGCGTACCAGGCCGGACGGATTTCAAAATATTGATTCCGCTACCGTAATGTCAGAACCTGGGGACCCTAAAAACATGAAGCCGATTTGGATCGTAGACGATGACCAGTCTATACGCTTCGTGTTGGAGAAGGCGCTGTTGCGCGAGCATTTGCCGACCCGCAGCTTCTCCAATTCCCGCGATGTACTTGCCGCACTCAGTACCGCTGCCGACGATGAAGGCCCGCAGATTCTGGTCAGTGATATTCGTATGCCCGGTGGCTCAGGCCTGGAGTTGCTGGAAAAGGTAAAGAGCAAATACCCGGGCCTGCCCGTCATCATCATGACGGCCTTTTCCGATTTGGACAGCGCGGTCAGTGCCTTTCAGGGCGGTGCCTTTGAGTACCTGCCCAAGCCGTTTGATCTGCCCAAGGCGGTGGAGTTGATCCGCCGTGCCGTGGAAGAAAGCCAGCGCGAGGAAGTGGCCGAGGAACGCCTGACGGAAACCCCCGAAATGCTGGGCCAGGCGCCCGCCATGCAGGATGTGTTTCGTGCGATTGGTCGCCTGTCGCAAAGCAATGTCACGGTCATGATCACCGGTGAGTCCGGCTCCGGCAAAGAACTCGTGGCGCGCGCGCTGCACAAACATTCGCCCCGCGCCAATGGTCCCTTTGTCGCCATCAACACCGCGGCCATCCCGAAAGATTTGCTGGAAAGTGAACTCTTCGGTCATGAACGCGGCGCCTTTACCGGCGCGCAAACCATGCGCCGCGGCCGCTTTGAG belongs to Rhodoferax saidenbachensis and includes:
- the glnL gene encoding nitrogen regulation protein NR(II), with amino-acid sequence MAGLKNPAPPPASVSALVRFQSFDLLATLVAVVRNDASVLFSNSALEDALGTSRRMIVGALLTDAFTEPFQLQNALEGASENEFAALRYDAWLKRTGYDPLPVHVIITRTEPADEIIVEMVPLEQQARQDREERLAEQAQTNKELIRNLAHEIKNPLGGIRGAAQLLEMEMESPELTEYTQVIIHEADRLQSLVDRLLAPHRRPHMVGDVNIHEVCERVRSLILAEFPKGLRVMRDYDISIPEFRGDREQLIQTVLNIAHNACQALVDRIAAGDAQLTFRSRVTRQITFGKQRYRLALELHVIDNGPGVPDSIKDRIFYPLVSGREGGSGLGLTLAQTFVQQHHGLIEVDSVPGRTDFKILIPLP